The following is a genomic window from Benincasa hispida cultivar B227 chromosome 7, ASM972705v1, whole genome shotgun sequence.
TATAGCAAGTTGGGTGTCCCCATTAAGACTACGATATCAGCCAATGTACTCGAAGAAGCTCTAAATGGAACTGTTACCATCAGACCTCTTCCTATTGGAACATCAGTCAGTGGGAAGGTGCTTATATAGTTCTTCTTATAATGACGAAGCTTGCTCTTTCCCTTAAATTCCCTTCACTTATGCAATGCTTCACTGCAGGTAGATAAACAGTGTGCTCACTTCTTTGGTGTAACAATCAATGATCAACAGGCTGCGGCAGGCATTGTTGTCAGAGTTACTTCCACTGCTCAAAGCAAACTTAAGGTCTTttttatgtgtgtatatatattaaatcattgtttttttgtttttgggtgTATGGGGAAGATATGCATTTTGGCTTGCTGCTTTTTCTTGAAATTATAACCTGTGATCTCTTTTTTGTTGAATTCTGTGTGGTGAATTGCTCTTTTTGGTGTAGTTCTAACAAGTGCAATCTTTAATTTTCAGCTGCTATACTTTGAGCAAGATGCCAATGGTGGTTATGGTTTAGCCTTACAGGTATTGTGCACTAATATCTCTGATGCTCTTGTGTCTGAGTTTCTGGCATTGGttctcattattattattttttttatttattgtttcatATGTATTTTCTGAAAGATGAATGTTGAACGATGGGTAGTAAGAACTTGAGGAATTAGTTAAAATATACTAAACGCTGAGGAAATAACAATGGTTTGATGGAATCATCAATGCAGAAATTGGATGTCAAGGAAAGTGGTTTATCTGTTATATACTGCAGTTTTTAGATGCTTATAACGTGCCAGCTTTTGTATATTCCCTATATACGCTGTGAGTTACTGGGCTTCCTAAAAGTGGTAAGAATATTTGGTAGGGGCAAAAATCGGTTTGGATTGGTTGGAGTGAAGGTGAGAGCTGATGCTTCCACCTATTTGATTTTTGCTTAGTAAAGTTGATTTTTTCCCAACTCTTTATAATGCAATGGACTGGTCATGGAGACATTTTAAAATGAAGTTTTAATTTCTTGGGGTGGCTGATAAGTTTTTCTTCGCGTCCTAGTTATAACATGGTTCTACTTTAGGAACCACTGCTGTAAAGTATTGTTTGTATAAATGGTAATGACTTTATCATAAAAGCCCCTTTGGACATGcatcaacttttaattttcagTTGTAATCCATTTATATACTTGTGGGATTGACTAATCTCTTCGCAACAAATATTGCGTATCTTCATGAACAGGAGGATAGTGAGAAAAATGGCAAGGTTTCATCTGTTGGAATGTATTTTCTACATTTTCAAGTATACAGGATGGATTCAACTGTGAATGCGGTATGTTGATGccaaatattttagtcattaGATCATCCatgtattattattaaattgttcttttcaaattttttatggtCGGATCTGATTGGATGTTCTGTCACGAGTTCAGAAGTTTGCTCTCTTGTGATGGCTGATTAATATGCATGGTAGTGCAGTTAGCAATGGCCAAGGACCCTGAGGCTGCTTTTTTCAAGAGGTTGGAAGGCCTTCAACCTTGTGAGGTTTCAGAACTGAAAGCTGGAACGCATATATTTGCTGTCTATGGTATAAGCTGTTGATTAATTGGTGTTTTCTTTGAACTTGATTAATTGACCTTTTCTTTGAACTTAGTATCTAAATTAGTATTTGTCACAATAATTTGTGGTCATCCTGCGTGATTGTTCAGGCGATAACTTCTTCAAGTCTGCAACCTACACAATTGAGGCACTTTGTGCAAAATCATATGAAGATACGACAGAGAAGCTCAAAGAAAttgaagctcaaattttaagaaaGAGAAATGAGTTGCGGCAATTTGAAACTGAATATAGGAAGGTATTAACTCTGGCATTGTCTAGATATATGGAAATTATCTTTTTTCTGATATGTTCGTCTGAAGGTCAACTTCCTACTTTGTAGGCACTTGCACACTTTCAAGAAGTTACAAACCGATACAGTCAGGAAAAACAATCTGTATGCATTCTTTTCTCAATCTGATACTTCGTAGTTGTCTTAGCTTTTCTTCTAGTTTTGAATGCAAGTGATGCAACTCTATGTCTTATTTGCATAGCGCTGTTTTATCGTAATTTTCTTCATTGCAGGTCGATGAACTTCTAAAAAAGAGAGATAGCATTCACTCTTCTTTCACGGTTTCCGGACCAGCAAACCATAATGATATTGCCAGTAGCTTAAGTAATGGAAAAGTTGATGATTCAAAAGTTTACACTGCCGGAGAAGATGGGGGCTTAGATGGAAAGGACAAACCTACCAAGAAGAAATGGTTTAATCTTAATCTCAAAGGGTCAGACAGAAAGCTCGGTTGAGATTACATGGGGCATTTCAAATTTTGCTTCTCTCTGGGAAGTTTTGGTGGGCAAACATTAAGCAATTGGGTGCCCATCAAGCCGCTTTGTTTCTTGTGAGTTGCCTGATAATACTGTTTACTGTATCTACGATATGGGTTTTTGAAGAAGAGCTATATTAGAAAAATTGTGTATTCATGCCATTCTGTTTATGAGTGTATTGAGTGACTTGCTCAGTTCTCAAAAATTTTCTAGTAGAGGTATATTTATTAGTTTCTTTAGTGgtaataaatttgtttatttggtttgtgaagaAAACTCGAGTGTATAATATACaattttctattaatttgaatcCCACCATGGTATCCACTGGTTGTTGCTGGACTTTTCTTTGATACTTTGTGTTGCTGTTGCTGCTGAGATAATTAATTAGAGTGATCTGAGGCATGTTTGGAATGGTTTTTTAAGTacttaaaaacacttttttaagCACTTTGAAAGCAATTTCAAACAGGCCTAAAGTAGGAAATTTGGCTATCATATCTTTAGCAAATATAACACCAAAACAGGTCACTTTTGGTGGGGCTTATATTTTAAAGACTTGGTAGGGTACCCTAAACAGAATTCTCAGACAATGATGTAAGTTGAAGATGTGTTGATGAACAGGGACACACGTGCAATGCAACAATACTAAGGGAACAAAGTTGTTCCAATAATTGGAGCTGGAAATTTGTCTCAATCTTAGCAGAATCTAAGAAGAGGTTTTATGGTTATCATCATTTCTCCATGTACTTGGATTTTTCTTTGGGACAAATTCTCCCAGGAAATAAGGTATTTTGAAGGTCAGtttgttttaaaataagaaatactGAAGGATATTCACTGTTTAAAGGTCAACTGTCTCTCTCACAAAGGTAACCTTATTGGGTTATTGAAGAAAGCACCCatctttctctattttattattctttttgtgAAGCTTTGACTACACACTATTTCTGAAATGGTTGAGTTCCATTGGATGAAAGTTATTGGTTTAGTGCacatttttatcaaatataatatagtttGATTCAATGGCAATGGAACACTCGTATTATTTAAGGTCTTCTTGCTTTCTATATGGTATATTTCTAGGATCTTTTTATGGATTCAACCATATCTCTTAATAATTTTGATGGATcattttagaataataatatttgacTTTGCCTTTTTTCACTCTAAATTGTTCATATGtaatgaaaatttatatttCGGATACAACAAGGAATGAGATTGAAATTACTAATTAAACGACTTTGAAATTATTAATGAGCATCTGTATTTATATGTATTGAAATTAAGATCAAATTAAGTCTCTAGATATTGATTCATAGGCATCCATTATTGGAACCTTACAAAAATGGAATATGTGATATGAgtgatagatttttttaaataattgaaacTTTTCGTGGCACATTATATGGTTATGTGGTTGTGCAGTGTTTGGCTTTCAACGTGCCTTGCTATGAATAAAAAGGAATCAGATTGTTTTTGTCTTATTGATTGACTAATTCTCAATTTTCCATTACATTTTCGTGTATCATTtcaattatgattttaaaatcttcAAAACCTTGTTTTATTCATATGACCAAATgtatcttatttaattataaatatccTCCATACTACCAAGAATCTTATATGTAAAACACTgcctaatttaattaataaaaaatgtttttcaactttttctAGTAATCTGTGTGACAATGGCAATGTAAAgaagtgtttgttttaaattctaaaaacatatCAGTGCActttaaaataattagttttGCTCTTAAAAATTTTATCCAGCACACTCATCTTAGTTGGTTTCAAATTAGATTAGTGTAGGATTATTAAATTATGCACAAGATTAAATAATGGTATTAGACATTACATATGGTTTAGAGCCTAAAGTCCACTCAagctttataaaaataattaaaaaagaagagTGTCACTTGGCAAGCATGGAGGGGTTCAAATGAGTCACCCACATTGTTTGGATATTGGGTACTCTTtactttatcaaaaaaaaaaaaaaaaaaaaaagaagtcatTTTTAGACCCTTCCAAAAGCAATGGTTTGCAAAAGGAAACAAACTAAAGATGATTAGAAAGTTAATGGGTGGtgtaattttgattaatatatgatactaAAATAGGGATTGTTTTATAATCTTTTAGTTGCAATTATATTGATTGATTGGATAAATTTCATTGAtaagcacaacatggtgggtcATACATGTGATTTGGGAAATCTTATATGATAATATTGGCATcttaatcaacaacaaagcaaagcaagagaaaagaaaagtatgATGATTAAGCTTTTAAGAAAATTACAAGTGTTGTTTAGTGCATTAATTAGATGGGTGGAAACCCATTACATTACAATATTTTTAACAAGAGAGAGGGAAAGAgagcaaatatatatatatatataatagatcccattttctttaaaaagacaTCAGCACATgtttatttaaatcaatttacaaggttggaaaataaaaagaaaaaaaaaaaaaagaaagaaagaaagaaacaagtATATGATTTATTGGATAATGGTCTCACCTCCCACTAAGGTTTGTGTTGTATATTGAAAAAAGAAGTGAGAAAGTGGGGACAAAactgaataaaataaatgttttgaAACACACAAGTCTAAATGTGTTTGAGTTGTGAGGGGCTTCTTGCCAAGCTTTAATTTTGTCTGAAGAGATGTACCTAAAAATTCTCAATTATATTGGATGCTTCCTCTCACATGCCAAAACCTGAATCAATGGAGAAATTTTAGTGCCCAACTTGGAATCCTCTTTTCTTATTTCATACCCTTATAACTTACTTGATGTTTGACAAAATATATATGGATCTTTCTAACATCACATCCCACCTTCAAATTaaactaaagaagaaaaaaaatatatatgtatatgttgcATATAGGTGTGAAATCATGTTGTTAGGAGCAACTTTACTAATGAGAAaaatgtttgaacaaaaaattacaactaaactttcaaaattcgCTCATTTTCATGAATATATAAGTGAAGATAACTATCTCTATTGATAAAAGATTATCTATGGTTGTTAGGATAATAGACttctaaatatttttccaaTTGTATGATATTGTTTATATTGAGTAAATACTCTCGTGGCTTTCATACTATTAGAAATAGTTGTTCTTCTTTATATACTCATGATTATCCCCTTCTTTTGTCAATGTCGAACTTTAATCGCATTCTCAACAATCCTTTTTTCGAACAAAGAATCACCGAGCATTCCTTCAAATAGCCATATGATCTTTGAATTACACTTGAGCGCACAAACTCAACTACGAAGTAGTCATCCACTCGAATTACATTCGagcatgttgcatgcttgtCTGAAAGCTCAACCACAGATGGATACTGCCAtgaaatcaaaaaataaaaataagcagAAAAACATAAACAATAGAGAATTGACACAGATATATATGTGTTTCACTGATAGTGTACTGTTAACTACGTCTAGAGGTAGGTTTGCTGACAGTGTATTGTTAACTATGTCTAGGGTAGAGAgaacaatttattattaaagaGAATAATATCATATTAAAGGCACTTCTAGGATTAGAAAGGTTACTAGTGCACTCTTTTAAATCCTAGGGTAAAAAACGTAAATAATATAGATACGATAAATACGAAAACAGATGAAATTCTCATACTCTGTCATTTGAAGCGTCAGATAACAAATTCAAAGCATTCCAACAGagacaaaacaaaaaaataaatccaTTAGAGTTTATACCAAAAgtagacaatatcataccacCGTAAAAATATGTAGAAAATTGTTGTTCCTAACAAAGTATTCATAATAGAATTTAGTAAGTCGAAGCTCTAAATTGGTTTAAAGTTTTCGACCACAATGTTAAATACGATATATCTTCAcatgtatttaaatattgaatagctttcctttcctttcctaGCTTAGAGTACATAAAATTTGATGGGTGTTATAAAGAGCAGAGACCATAAAGAATTGAAAGGGTATTGATTAAGAATACacttgagaaaaagaaaaacaatagtGAATCAGCATTGACATGGGAAGAAGTAGCAAATGGGACACAGCCCCCCATGTATATAAGAATATAAGATAATGTCAGCCAAGTACATCACTTCTCCTTCTCTGTTTTTGAGCCAAAACAAAGCCATGGACGTGGAGTGTGGTCCAATCTCCAAGCCTTTCCAAAATTCACACAACACAATCATTTGAAATTATACCCTTTTCATTACTCCATGTATTCCCGAAAGAatatcaaaatatagaaaaactcGTTATGTGTCTTAATGAACAGAGTGGTGACCTAAATCTATGAGGCATGTTGGGACCCACTTTGAATGAAGGAGTGAGACAATGAAACCATCTTTATCAACTACCTACTACTATATAAATATGAAAGAAATTGGTTTAAAGTAGCACCCCCCATGATATCATGTATATATAAAAGTGGTAAACAGCAGAGTTGAGGGATTATTAAACCCAAATTGAGATATGTGTCTCTTTGTTTGATGGGAAAATTTGACACATAAATACAGAGAATTGGAGACAAAAGTGGGTCATGTTTGAAGTTATGATCAAGAGACTTTGGAAGAGCTTTTGAActaacaaattttttatttatttattttctctttaaaatgCCAATTCTCTCTCTTCCAAACATCAATAAATGGTAGTTAGTAAGATTCGAAGAGATCTGTCTCCTCTTAAAAGTAAAGAAAAGCAAATATAGCTTTGGAGATTAATAATAGGTTTTAACGTCAATCACGCAAACATCCTATATACAATAATTCATTTCACAAACACAACCCctcttttttatttctctttcatTCAAAAGATACCCCAAAAACccaacatatttaattaacccAATAATTTCACTAATCTTAAAAGTCTTGATTAAGCTACTCTACTACATTCTATTTCtatctcttctctctctctctttattattattaacctATTCCCACtttctatatatttttctaattatgTTCCACTTGGATTACATACAATCTTCCATCTTATTCATATACCTatattctttatatatatatacctataCATAACCAACTAAAACAAAATCTTACATCCCTCTCTTTcaacacatatatattattctaTTTCATCTCTATATCTATGCTTCAAATCTTCTTTGGATATTATTCATCATtacattacttttttttttctttctaattttctatatctaaaataatatctatctatataatataatgattgaattttcttttctagAGATATGAAGTTTGTCTTTCAACAAACCCATCAAACCCTTTGCTATCTATGTTGAAGGAAATATGTCCTTACATTGTCATgttcaaaatgtttttttttttttttttgagtggTCGTGAATGTTACAagtaaaataaactaaaattttctttactcttgagaaaaagaaaaattatacaaTGTAAAAGGTTGATAAACCTGATGGGACCATTAGTGTTGTGCATCTTTAATAAGAAAATTTGAAGCTTCGGTTGACCATGGTGTTTAGTGAAATTCAAAGACAACCCAAAATagtaatgtaaaaaaaaaaaaaaaaatcgtgactcaaatacctattcaactagtttagtttTATAACTAGCCTCATCTTGAAACGTCAGTTGATATGTGTTATAAATATCACTGATCAGAACACAAAATTAAGAGTTTTTCTGTTCTTTCTACTTTTTGTAAACTACAATAAACGGTAAGCAAtcttcaagagaaaaagatagtaaatcttcccgtggacgtagACTTATTGGTCGAACCACGTAATCCtgtgtgtttcttcttcttctctttatcttctTTCGATCGACATCAATCTTTCTGCAAATCACGAAAAATACAATCTTGTTATAAAATCATGTCGTTATCAAAGTATCGAGTTGGAACGAGTATCGAATTTCTTCTATCTAGCAGCATCGAGTCAAGAGTTTTCATCTCTGAATTGCTTCGAGTAAAGATTAATACTCATCGACTAGAATCGAGTAATGATCAACACTCTCTGAGTTCCATTGAGCGAATAATAGAAACTCATCGaagatagaaggaaatttccaTTGAGTATTGAGTATCTAACATTGAGGATTTAACAAAGCTCTTCTCAACCGTTTCTTCACCATCTCAGTGTTGATCTTGATTAATTGGGCCTAGAAAAGATTGAATAACCCAACAAGTAATAAGATTTCGAGCAAGCTAACAAACTGAGATAAGGATCCCAACTTCATTTCTCTTCACATTCACTGACCCAATGAGACTAGTATAAATATGGGAATCCAATCTCCAAATCAAGTTACATGTAACTTTATTGTGCTTAACTCGACACTACTTCATTCTCAGTATTGGCTTATACAATAGAGCGTGTTGGACAAAGAACCACACCATTGAAAGATCTATGTCTTGTAGGTCGTTGGGAGGGGACCATCCCGAACTAACTCCGTACATACTTGATTTACGCGTCAACCACTATGTTAAAGGATATATGTCCTTACATATTGTCATgtctaaaatgattttttttttcttttgtgtgcATGTATGTGGATGTGTTACATGTTCAATACATacgaaaaaaaagaaaaaattattcaatgaaGTTGCCACAATGATCACTTCATAATAATTCATGaatgttaattttaaattttgcatgTTTCTAATTTAATCACAAAtacaaattgaaaatattattacaaTTTTCCACTCAAACATTTAATGGTACaaaattatcaatcaaattGTGAGAGTTTACTTCCAAATAgatcatataaaataataaagtaattTGTATGGTATCGATTATTTCTAACCCAGAGGTTATTCAATGCATCGAGTTCCTCAACTGGCTTTTTCAAAGAAGGTTGGTGAAAGAACATTTATATCATTATGTAACATTTTATAATATACAGaggaattttctttttctgagaaatcatatattatttttggaaaataagAGCTgtcataatataatattttatattgtcTTATAAAACAAGTAATGTGAAAAGTTAGTGCagtacataaataattaaagagaaatgaaaaaaattaaaattattaatgataaaattaaaaaaataatcaatactAAGTACCAAAATGGAACATAAATTAGAGGAAGCAAACAAGTGTTGGGTGTCTTTTTCAGTGATGGGTCATGGGTTAGGTTGACTAATCGGCTGCTTTAGTTAATTAGTCTCCATTAATGAATTAACTTAAGTTTTGGGAATGAAACTGAATAATTAGTGTTGTATTGGACTATATGCTTCTtttaattgatttgaataatcACTGCATAATAAAAGTGGGGAAAAAATAATCAAGGTGGCTCTCAGATGCCTACAGTGgacaaattaattaaacaaattattcaattatacatataattaattaattttttttaatcct
Proteins encoded in this region:
- the LOC120080770 gene encoding chaperone protein dnaJ 15 produces the protein MRTSSKTEGPSTPALRRDPYEVLSVSRDSTDQEIKTAYRKLALKYHPDKNVGNPEASELFKEVAYSYNILSDPEKRRQYDTAGFEALDVDGMDMEIDLSNLGTVNTMFAALFSKLGVPIKTTISANVLEEALNGTVTIRPLPIGTSVSGKVDKQCAHFFGVTINDQQAAAGIVVRVTSTAQSKLKLLYFEQDANGGYGLALQEDSEKNGKVSSVGMYFLHFQVYRMDSTVNALAMAKDPEAAFFKRLEGLQPCEVSELKAGTHIFAVYGDNFFKSATYTIEALCAKSYEDTTEKLKEIEAQILRKRNELRQFETEYRKALAHFQEVTNRYSQEKQSVDELLKKRDSIHSSFTVSGPANHNDIASSLSNGKVDDSKVYTAGEDGGLDGKDKPTKKKWFNLNLKGSDRKLG